A region of Vibrio porteresiae DSM 19223 DNA encodes the following proteins:
- a CDS encoding DMT family transporter: MARPFFAEMILLLTTWIAGWGWIFSKEATTEMPTFGFIGLRFSAAALIILCLCFRAFRHVTKSQWRDMIASGVLLAVMINLWMYSVVTAPTLGDGAFIMSLSMLVVPLLDLFWVRKAPSSAYWRSLPIAVLGLALLTLGNHSSSTASQGWFLLTAFAQAIYFRFNSDFSTRVPLLPLTTVQLGVTGLISLTISGIWETWATPFSTATWSWFIASVVIATSLRFWLQLVGQKATTPANAAVIMIMEPVFTLLISAFWYSEQLSATKLAGCGLILLAQLFYRFTLSKQLKRRTSQA, translated from the coding sequence ATGGCCCGACCTTTTTTCGCGGAAATGATCTTATTATTAACGACTTGGATTGCGGGATGGGGCTGGATCTTCTCCAAAGAAGCCACGACAGAGATGCCGACCTTTGGCTTTATAGGACTACGATTCAGCGCCGCTGCTCTGATCATCTTATGTCTGTGTTTCCGTGCCTTCCGTCATGTGACCAAAAGTCAATGGCGTGACATGATTGCCAGCGGTGTATTACTGGCGGTAATGATCAACTTATGGATGTACTCTGTGGTGACAGCACCTACCTTAGGTGACGGCGCATTCATCATGAGTTTATCGATGTTAGTGGTTCCCCTACTTGACCTTTTCTGGGTAAGAAAAGCGCCATCCAGTGCTTACTGGCGTTCACTGCCTATCGCCGTCTTGGGGCTCGCTTTACTGACATTAGGTAATCATTCCAGCTCTACCGCATCACAAGGTTGGTTTCTGCTAACCGCGTTTGCTCAAGCCATCTATTTCCGTTTCAATAGCGATTTCTCCACACGCGTGCCGCTATTACCCCTAACCACCGTGCAATTGGGCGTGACTGGCCTTATTTCGCTGACTATTTCAGGGATTTGGGAAACATGGGCAACGCCATTTTCGACCGCAACTTGGAGTTGGTTTATTGCCAGCGTCGTGATTGCGACCAGTTTGCGTTTTTGGTTACAGCTGGTTGGACAAAAGGCCACAACGCCTGCCAACGCTGCCGTTATCATGATTATGGAACCGGTATTTACTCTATTGATTTCGGCGTTTTGGTATAGCGAGCAGCTTTCAGCAACGAAACTGGCTGGCTGTGGCCTGATTTTATTGGCACAACTCTTCTACCGTTTTACCTTGAGCAAACAGCTTAAGCGTAGAACAAGCCAAGCTTAG
- a CDS encoding ABC transporter ATP-binding protein, which yields MPRTAPILEVSQLSTRFRVKGAWKTVIDDINFCVYPGETLAIVGESGSGKSVTSLSIMRLLNPRNSDISGSIKLSGQELTTLSDKAMREIRANDIAMIFQEPMTSLNPAFTVGAQIAELLKVHRHCSGVEARRQTIELLNKVRIPNAEQRFDEYPHQFSGGMRQRVMIAMALALKPKLLIADEPTTALDVTIQGQILDLIKTLQQEEGMAVLFITHDMGVVAEIADRTLVMYRGAMVEENQTAQLFAAPQEYYTRMLLNAVPKLGEVAQQTEPVKFPKLASDSGEPIHFAPQPKLEPAKKPLLDVKHLSTRFPIYGGFWSRQVAAVHAVEDISFALYPGETLSFVGESGCGKSTTGRSLMRLVEPDQGYIEFNGYDVRSLNKADLRKMRRDIQFIFQDPFASLNPRMTVEETLIEPLLEHGLATKAEAKRKAAELIEQVGLSIDMLDRYPHEFSGGQRQRIAIARALTLDPKLIIADESVSALDVSVKAQVVNLLMDLQQQRNLAFLFISHDMAVVERISHRVAVMYLGEIVEMGPRQAIFNSPRHPYTQKLLQAVPVADPSRRHLQRQQEVSELKSPIRPRGYQAPKRHYQEVSPGHWVMQS from the coding sequence ATGCCAAGGACGGCACCGATTTTAGAAGTCTCTCAGCTCTCGACGCGCTTTCGTGTCAAAGGCGCATGGAAGACAGTTATCGACGATATCAACTTCTGCGTCTATCCCGGTGAAACCCTCGCGATTGTGGGCGAATCGGGTTCTGGTAAGAGTGTGACGTCGCTGTCGATCATGCGCTTACTCAATCCGCGTAATAGTGATATTTCCGGGAGCATTAAGCTCTCCGGTCAAGAGCTCACTACGCTGTCAGATAAAGCGATGCGGGAGATTCGCGCGAACGATATCGCAATGATTTTCCAAGAGCCAATGACGTCACTTAACCCTGCGTTTACCGTGGGGGCGCAGATTGCCGAGTTGCTCAAAGTGCATCGGCATTGTTCGGGTGTCGAAGCGCGTCGTCAGACTATTGAACTGCTTAATAAAGTGCGTATTCCCAATGCCGAGCAGCGTTTTGATGAGTATCCGCACCAGTTTTCAGGCGGGATGCGTCAGCGTGTGATGATCGCGATGGCGTTGGCATTAAAGCCGAAACTGCTGATTGCCGATGAGCCGACCACTGCGCTGGATGTGACTATTCAAGGGCAAATTCTGGATTTAATCAAAACCTTGCAGCAAGAAGAGGGCATGGCGGTTTTGTTTATTACCCACGATATGGGCGTGGTGGCGGAAATTGCTGATCGCACTTTAGTGATGTATCGCGGTGCGATGGTTGAAGAGAACCAGACCGCGCAGCTTTTTGCCGCGCCGCAAGAGTATTACACCCGCATGCTCCTTAATGCGGTACCCAAATTGGGCGAAGTGGCACAGCAAACTGAACCGGTCAAATTTCCTAAACTTGCCAGCGACAGTGGTGAGCCGATCCATTTTGCGCCGCAACCCAAACTCGAACCAGCGAAAAAGCCGCTCTTAGACGTGAAACATCTATCGACTCGTTTTCCGATTTACGGTGGATTTTGGTCACGACAAGTCGCGGCGGTGCACGCCGTTGAAGACATCAGTTTTGCACTCTATCCCGGAGAGACGTTGTCGTTTGTGGGGGAATCTGGCTGCGGTAAATCGACCACTGGACGCTCATTAATGCGGCTGGTGGAACCGGACCAAGGGTATATCGAATTTAATGGCTATGATGTTCGCAGCCTCAACAAAGCGGACCTGCGCAAAATGCGCCGTGATATTCAGTTTATCTTCCAAGACCCGTTTGCCAGTCTAAACCCACGTATGACAGTGGAAGAGACATTAATCGAACCGCTGCTGGAACATGGTTTAGCCACCAAAGCGGAAGCCAAACGCAAAGCCGCAGAGTTGATCGAGCAAGTAGGGTTATCAATCGATATGCTCGACCGTTATCCTCATGAGTTTTCTGGTGGGCAGCGCCAACGCATAGCGATTGCGCGCGCGTTAACCCTAGATCCTAAATTGATCATCGCCGATGAATCGGTATCGGCGTTGGATGTGTCGGTTAAAGCGCAGGTGGTGAACTTATTGATGGATCTGCAGCAGCAACGCAACTTGGCGTTTTTATTTATCTCCCATGATATGGCGGTCGTGGAGCGCATCAGTCACCGAGTAGCGGTGATGTATTTGGGAGAAATCGTAGAAATGGGCCCACGCCAAGCGATCTTTAATTCGCCGCGCCATCCCTATACGCAAAAGCTGCTGCAAGCGGTGCCGGTGGCCGACCCAAGTCGTCGTCATTTACAGCGTCAGCAAGAGGTGAGTGAACTGAAAAGTCCCATTCGCCCCCGAGGCTATCAAGCGCCAAAACGCCACTATCAAGAAGTTTCCCCAGGGCATTGGGTGATGCAATCTTAG
- a CDS encoding M81 family metallopeptidase, whose product MRIAFGGIHIECSTYNPVLTEYDEFRVYEGAALLNHPSFAFLQDYDAEFIPTLHARAIPGGPVAKATYLEFKTRFLAELKQALPVDGVYLAMHGAMYVEGMEDAEADWISATRELVGPDCPISASYDLHGNVSQTIIDQLNAFSAYRTAPHIDIEETMRRSVTMLVNCITTGVTPKIYWCPIPVVLAGEQTSTEDEPAASLYAQLPEIDKIDGVWDASLLVGYVWADEPRATACAVLTGTDDEVLKQQAKVIANSYWQAREEFRFGCQTGTVSECVAWAIDCSTYPVILADSGDNPTGGGVGDRGDVLAELIKQKATSTLVAGIADKAATIAAFDAGVGAKLTLSVGASLDPSGVAVHETFKVKRLIDATADSARQAILSIGGIDVVVCERRRPYHNLSDFALLGVNVKELDTLVVKSGYLSPDLAPLANPNLMALSEGVVDQYVERIPRLRKQKLTFPFDRQFTFTPEAKPSAQNR is encoded by the coding sequence ATGCGTATTGCGTTTGGCGGCATTCATATTGAATGCAGTACTTATAATCCAGTGCTGACAGAGTATGACGAATTTCGCGTGTACGAGGGAGCAGCACTGCTCAATCACCCAAGCTTTGCCTTTTTGCAGGACTATGATGCAGAGTTTATTCCGACTTTGCATGCGCGTGCGATTCCCGGCGGCCCAGTGGCTAAAGCGACGTATCTTGAGTTTAAAACCCGCTTTCTTGCTGAGTTAAAACAAGCGCTGCCCGTTGATGGTGTCTACCTTGCGATGCATGGTGCGATGTATGTCGAAGGCATGGAAGACGCCGAAGCGGATTGGATCAGTGCGACGCGTGAATTAGTCGGTCCAGATTGTCCGATCAGTGCAAGCTACGATCTGCATGGCAACGTTTCGCAAACCATCATTGATCAATTGAACGCTTTTTCTGCCTATCGCACAGCGCCGCACATTGATATTGAAGAGACCATGCGCCGTTCGGTGACTATGTTGGTCAACTGCATTACTACTGGCGTTACACCCAAGATCTATTGGTGTCCGATTCCTGTGGTGCTCGCTGGCGAGCAAACCAGCACTGAAGATGAACCGGCCGCTTCGCTTTATGCTCAGCTACCTGAGATCGATAAGATTGATGGGGTGTGGGATGCATCGTTACTTGTCGGTTATGTGTGGGCGGATGAGCCGCGCGCCACGGCGTGTGCCGTATTGACCGGTACGGACGATGAGGTACTTAAACAGCAAGCTAAAGTGATCGCCAACAGTTACTGGCAGGCACGGGAAGAGTTTCGCTTTGGCTGCCAAACTGGCACGGTCAGCGAGTGTGTCGCTTGGGCGATTGACTGTTCTACCTATCCTGTGATTTTGGCGGATTCTGGAGATAACCCAACCGGTGGTGGTGTGGGCGATCGCGGCGATGTGTTGGCTGAGTTGATCAAACAAAAAGCGACCAGCACTTTAGTTGCGGGCATTGCTGATAAAGCCGCTACTATTGCAGCCTTTGATGCTGGTGTTGGAGCCAAGCTGACACTCAGTGTGGGTGCAAGCCTTGACCCAAGCGGTGTAGCGGTTCATGAAACTTTCAAAGTGAAACGTTTGATTGACGCCACGGCCGATTCAGCGCGCCAAGCGATTTTGTCGATTGGTGGCATTGATGTGGTGGTGTGTGAACGTCGCCGCCCATACCACAACTTAAGCGATTTCGCTCTATTGGGTGTGAATGTCAAAGAGCTGGATACTTTAGTGGTGAAATCGGGTTATCTCTCTCCTGATCTCGCGCCGTTGGCCAATCCAAACTTAATGGCGCTGTCGGAAGGTGTGGTGGATCAATATGTTGAGCGTATTCCGCGTTTACGTAAGCAGAAACTGACTTTCCCATTTGATCGCCAGTTTACCTTTACGCCAGAGGCCAAACCGAGTGCGCAAAACCGCTAA